From the Candidatus Nealsonbacteria bacterium CG07_land_8_20_14_0_80_39_13 genome, the window TTGAAAAATGAAGATGAGGAGCTATTGAGTAGCCGGTATTCCCTGATAAGCCGATAACATCTCCCTCCTTCACATTCTGACCTTTCGTAAATTTGTATTTGTTCAAATGGAGATAGAGCGAATAGATTCCCAAACCATGGTCAATGATTATTGTTTTCCCGTAATCAATCAGCTCTTCTGAAAACACAACCCTGCCGTCGTTCACAGCATAGACAGGAGTATCCTCATCAGCCTCAAGGTCAACTCCCAAATGCTGAAGTGTTATATCGTTGCTTTTCCTTATACTCCCGAATAATCCCACGACCTCAATTTTTTTTAAAGGGAAAATAAACGGCTTATTGAAAAAAGCCGTCGGAGTGTAAATCTTAAAAACATCATAAATACTGACATTGTCTTTTTGGGCAATGTTTTGAGAGATGTTTGATGGAGTATAGCCTTTTTCCTCCAATTCTTTCATCACCGCTAATTCTGTTATCGGAAAATTCCTTTCAGCAACGGCTATATTTTTTCCAAAAACCTCATCCCCTAAATTAACAGACAGCTTATACTTTCCCGGTTCCTTCTTGACGCTTGCCCCGGTAATGCCGAGCCAATCACTATTTTGTAACTTAGAAAATGGGACTTGTTCATCGCCGAATGTTGCTGTAATTTCTTTAAAATCTTTTTCGGTTTTTATTCTGATCGCCAATGTATCTCCTTGGGCCAAAGTATTAGAGGAAAGGAAAACCTGCCAAGGGTAAATTTCTTCAAGCAAGCTCGCCCCCTCTTTAACGGGAAAATAATAAAAAATAAAGAAAATAAAGCAGATGGAGAGAAGAAATGATAAAAAAATTTTGAGAATCATTATTTTATTTTATCAAAATTTAGCTGATTTGACGATTAAAAACAAAAACCCGCGCAATTATGCGCGGGATTTTGCCTAAAGAACCGGCTATTAAGCAATAGCTACGTTTATGGCGTTTGGTCCTTTTGGAGATTCAGCTTTATCAAAAGACACTCTGTCTCCGATATTCAAGTCTTCAAAACTCAATCCGGCCACGAGAGAGTTCTTGTGAAAGAACAAATCTTTCGCTTCTCCCTCAATGGTAATAAATCCAAATCCTTTTTCTTTAACGAGATTTTTGATTACTCCTTCCATGTGATTGTGAAATTAAATTAATTAATTAGTTTTCCA encodes:
- a CDS encoding cold-shock protein — encoded protein: MEGVIKNLVKEKGFGFITIEGEAKDLFFHKNSLVAGLSFEDLNIGDRVSFDKAESPKGPNAINVAIA